ACAAGTTAAATTTTCGCTAGTTAACATGTAACTATTTCGATGATGGTTCATTTTCCTCTTTATACAGTGGTCAGTAAATACTAGTAgtattcatcttttttttttggatcaaactagTAGTATTCATCTATCACCCACCAATAAAAGCTTAGGCAACTGAGATAAACTGGATCAAAATATTTTGGTGGATGAATATAGTAGTAGGTAATGAAAGGGAGATTATGGATCCATGATGTATATGTTATTGTTTTAAGATTCATAAACAAAGTGATGAGTgctcttttaccaaaaaaaaaaaaaaaaaaaaaaaaaaagaagtgatgAGTGGTCTTCATCTTGTTGTTTGCTTTGATAATTCGGCCACCAAACATTGATTCTATTAACGTCATCGCTTCCCTTGATTACATGGTAATTATCCTTCTCGTCTTATTTTACTGAATTTTTGGGTGTATTTTGAATATTAGTGATATTCACAAGACTCAACAGTCCATATCACATACTGCTAATAGATTACGAATATAATATTTATGCACAGTGAGATAAGTATGTTATATCTTATACCAGTCGTTAATCCTCAGTTTTATTACGCAACTCAAAGTCTAACCTATAGAATAGCACATACACTAGttgattattaattataaagCTCTTTTGCGTGACTTGTAAGATTATTCTAAGTTCAACAACTAGTTTGGAACTGTGTAGGTCTATTTTAAGAGATGACGTTGTTGCAAACTCAGAAAACAGTCAACAAAGTGCTGCTTTTCCTTACGGACGCCAACAAAATGCTTATTAAAGACTGTTTGACACAATATGGATACTAAATTATAGGCTAACTATATAGTTTGTATTAGTTTTATTACTAGCAATTGTCAATCGCACGGCATAAGTTTAACAGCAGTTACATGTGACTTTACAAGAAGATTTGCATATGCATCCTTAAAGTTGTTTTGTCGGTGGATTTAGATCTACCATCATAATAACAGCAAAAGTTGTACGAGCATTTAATGAAaattctccttttcttttttcattttcattttattgttCTGCAACCTAAACAAGTAATACCATAATCAAGCTCAaacgaaaaaaaagaagaagaagatctgtAATATACTTTATGAAATTATTGAACTAATTCGTATGCGAATTGTGAAAATTATACGACTTATGATATATGGTGTACgcatcccttttttttttgccatcttGAGTTTGGTAGATCGTTTAGTAAACGAATCACAAGATCCAAAAACATCCTTATTGCTGGCTTATTAAACTTTGTGATTAAACTATGATAAAGGAATGCTTTTAGGCATGTGACATATTACATGATTACATATGCATTATGATTTGAATTgaaatatgataatttaaataatttataaatcttttgtaATGTATGCATGCTAATTTAAAGAACACAAAGACTAAGAAATTATTCATCTAATCTCAATCACAAGGCTCCATGTTAAAAGTGAgtaaaacatgaaaatgaaagccAACCACTTTTTAGGTAGAGTCCATTCTTATAGATTACACAATGCTAACCCTATAGCTAGAGTTGTGAACTGAATCAACACCAAACCCGATAAAATCTCAACCACATCCCTATAACATCCCAAAAGGATGAAAAGAACAACGATGTAGAGCAACTCTACCTTTTAGACAATGTTCAAAGAAGAATCCAAACATCAATACATTTATAATTTCTCAGTTTCAATACAAAACATTATAGAATGAAaacgagaaaatatttaaagtcaCAAACCAAAAACCCTGAAAAAACCTCAGAATAGTATCAAGAaatacaaatcaataaatatggAAGCTGAAACACAAGAAAAGGAAACACACATACACTGATACACACACAAACCGGGAAAAGGAGAAAACTCAGTACAAAAAAATGAATAGCGGCTTCTTCCTGCCCCTTTTAAAACAGAGCAAACCCAGAAGTGCCTAACAATTACAGTGTAACAAACATATATACTAGGAGTTGAGATGCATTACCCTtcgattttgtttttcaatctGAGTCACTCGAACTAGAGCTTGAGCTCGAGCTTGAAGAATCGGACTtacccttctccttctccttctccttctccttctcctctgTCTTTACTTCTGAAATGCTTTCCTCCGAATCTCCCGGAGTTTCTTTGGACTCAGGACTCCGTACAATCCCATCAATGTTGCTTGAGGTCTCAGCTTTTGCTTCCTTAGTCACTACTTCATCGCTTAGTGTTACATTTCTAGACTCTATGCTTTCTGTAGGAATCACCACTCTTTCAGAGATTACTTCCGTTGACATCTCCTCTTTTGGTTCTGAAGGTTTTGGAATTTCCTCCAGTGATTGAGTTTCCTTAGACGATACATCAGATGTTGCTATCTCTTTCGGTttagtttcatcttcttctttctcaggTATGTTGTTCAGATGAACATTTGTCTCATCAAGAGATCTTTCTTCAATTAAAGACCCTGATGGTTCCATTTCAACTCCGCACTTGGTTTCTCCAGACCCACCATTTGATTCTGGTGACATTGGTTGCTTGCCCATGCTCTCTACAACAGCCTCATTCATAGCAGTATCTAGATCATCTTTCGACGTAGCTTCCACCACTGTTAAATCCGACTTGGTCTCTGATGAGTTTTCAGAATTTTCTTGAGCCAACTGGTCCTGAACGGTGCTTGGAAGAATAACATCTTCAACCTCGGGTCCTTCATGAATCTGCTGGCAAGCAGATTCTATGTCTTCAACAGATCTCACTTCCAGAACGGGTAGAGCTTCCGTAAGTTCTTTGGCAGTGTCTGACCCTACTGAAGATGGCCCAGGTTCAGAATCTGTCACAACTTCCTTAACACCGAAGTCTCCAATAGTGTCAAGTTCAGACAACAATCCTTCATCAATCTCTTTTATCTCGTCTGCCTCTTCAGTGATAACTTCAGGAGGACTTTGAGATATTTCATGTAAATCCGTAAGCTGATCTGATTGCTCGACCACATGGTCAAGCCCCTCATTAACAGACTCTTGGAAGAACTCCGCCTTTGAGCCTTCACCAACCATAGGTGTTTCGTACTCAGGAGACTCCGCTGGAGATGAGGACGTGTCAGATGTCAAACAAGATAGCTCGGTTGTATCCTCAGGAGCTTCGTGATACTCGTGGAAAGTGATTTTACGGGAAAAGACCACACTCAGAGGAGCTGCACGAGCTGGTTCCTGCAACAACGTAGCACAGCGGTTAGACTCCTGCTTAACAAATtgcagaaagaagaaagaaattcaAACATTTTAGAGGTATTATCCTGATGTTATATCCAATTCCAGGTAAGAATACCATTGTCAAATACGACATGGGAATAATAAATACGTTAAGTATGAGACTGCGCCGAGCATATGTTTTTCTCACATGTATCAACGCACCATCAAGTAATTAATATCTTATAATccctttatttattttgtaggtTATGATGTTAAGTATATCACATAGACTATCTTAAGCTAAGAGGAGAGCAGTAGAAGATCGTATTACTAAACGTATCAGATAAATGTTGTAATGATGACCATCTACGGGAGAACATAAGTTTCATGACTTACTTGATCTTCACCAGGTTCAAGGGATGATTGTTCTACCACAGATTTATCTGACCAGGTCGGTTCTCTACCTGATTCAGATGGAGTCGTTTCTTCGGATCCCACATTTTGAGCACTGGTATTCACAGAGTCTACTTCAATAACCATAGTTTGGTTGGAGTGTGTTTCTTCCTTGGCATCAGAAACTGATGACTGAACTGGATCTTGTTCCGCCTTCGGAGCATCTTCGTCATTAAATGAATGCGTCTCAACATACTCAACTGCTCCAGAAGACAAAGTGGCGTAGCTGTCTATTGGGATGTCTGCATTGGATGTTTGAGGAGTGGCTTCATCTTTTTGTTTATCCTCTTCCTCCTGCATTATGACTTCAGCTACTGAAGTTTCAGCTATGTCATGTACCACATCAGGTGATTCTTCCAGTGTTGTCACATGCTCCGTCGTGTCACCATATCCCAAAGGTGAACTTGTAGGCTCAACTGGGAGATGTTGTTCAACTATCCCTGTAGATACTGCTTCCTCTTCTGTAGAAGAAACCAAGTCAACCAAAGATTCACTAATTTCTAGCGCTCTGGTATCTACAGCCTCTTTCACTTCTTCATGAATCTCTTCCAGGTCTTCTTGACTAGAAACAGACAAACGGTCATCCTCCTGGTGATCAATATTCTCGTTCTTATCCAAAGGTAGAGAGGAATCAAGTAAGGCTTCCTCAAATTCAGACACGGAAATTGAGTTCTTTTGACCGTCAATTCCAACCTCCGAAATGAGAAAGCTTGCCTCTACTGTAACATGCGTGATACTCTCTCCCACTTCCCTTGTACTTGTTTCAATCTCATCAGGACCTATGCTTTCAGAATAAACTTCCCGTTCATTATCTGTATTTTCTTGTACTTCTTCGTCACTCTTTCCAGGTAGATCAGGTTTGTGATCAGATGAtacggaagaaaatgatgggaATCTACTGGCTGAGGGAGGACTCGAATCGTAAACAGGTGTTTCGTGGTGGTCACCCACCAACCCACAAAGATCATGAATTGCTGGCTCCTCCAGGGAGGGGAGTGGAGCAATGAAAGCAGGCGATTCATCACGGTGATAATCATTCTCCATCTCTCTTGCAACGTGAATATCTGATCCTCCAAAAGAAGTACCTGATGTCTCATGAAGATCAACTTCCCGCTCAGAAACCAACATTGCTTCATTCTCACTAATATGCGCTATCTCCTCTTCTATCTCTGATAAAGATGAATCACTATCACTGGAATCCTCTTGATCATGATTTGTCTTATCAGAAGTTTCTCCGTCCATCATGTTTGATTGCTCATGGTGTGTTTCTGCACTTCCCAGTATTATCTCAGGCACATCATGATGAAGAATTTTGCTATCAGCTTGTTCATCAATATCGGAATCTTCTGACGAATGACCTTTTTCTTCATCATGGCCAGAAGCTGAATGGC
Above is a window of Brassica napus cultivar Da-Ae chromosome A10, Da-Ae, whole genome shotgun sequence DNA encoding:
- the LOC106387756 gene encoding titin codes for the protein MISDRSEFRVHIRRVFVIMIRTSYRWICSHPYLLGFVGVVYLLYRACPLLFSPLVAASPVLVCTFVLLGTILSFGESNIIPEIETEPEATVHEAALFTAEASRDPSVVERRDESFTVERFVSTEKDGNDQLSEVEDDARPFDYSPLVDEIKRDAQVRFEDRAFDLDLEKRGDGEEEKLIGNDDGKRVSHGGSLDDMMEDDSKEDQVDVSPVSPWRPMRHEEGDDDSLDSSSDGAESSSPDPSMTDIIPMLDELHPLLHSENQGLGIADLDGSDATSEEPDMSSSDSDEGMESDVNSESHGEEDDNKKEEEEEEKKEDEIKSPIKWTEADQKNVMDLGSLELERNQRLESLIARRRARNNMRMVAERNLIDFDCADVPFNMPPISTARQNPFDLSYDDMGLPPIPGSAPSIMFARRRNPFDLPYEPNEEKPDLKGDGFEEEFSSPQPKEPVFRRHESFSVGPSMLGGPRHDRLRPFFVLERLAHERASYYPFERQLSEVSESKVSSVPDTESVCTIMEDDEKKVDEHDADQETDMASDHDEEKSHSASGHDEEKGHSSEDSDIDEQADSKILHHDVPEIILGSAETHHEQSNMMDGETSDKTNHDQEDSSDSDSSLSEIEEEIAHISENEAMLVSEREVDLHETSGTSFGGSDIHVAREMENDYHRDESPAFIAPLPSLEEPAIHDLCGLVGDHHETPVYDSSPPSASRFPSFSSVSSDHKPDLPGKSDEEVQENTDNEREVYSESIGPDEIETSTREVGESITHVTVEASFLISEVGIDGQKNSISVSEFEEALLDSSLPLDKNENIDHQEDDRLSVSSQEDLEEIHEEVKEAVDTRALEISESLVDLVSSTEEEAVSTGIVEQHLPVEPTSSPLGYGDTTEHVTTLEESPDVVHDIAETSVAEVIMQEEEDKQKDEATPQTSNADIPIDSYATLSSGAVEYVETHSFNDEDAPKAEQDPVQSSVSDAKEETHSNQTMVIEVDSVNTSAQNVGSEETTPSESGREPTWSDKSVVEQSSLEPGEDQEPARAAPLSVVFSRKITFHEYHEAPEDTTELSCLTSDTSSSPAESPEYETPMVGEGSKAEFFQESVNEGLDHVVEQSDQLTDLHEISQSPPEVITEEADEIKEIDEGLLSELDTIGDFGVKEVVTDSEPGPSSVGSDTAKELTEALPVLEVRSVEDIESACQQIHEGPEVEDVILPSTVQDQLAQENSENSSETKSDLTVVEATSKDDLDTAMNEAVVESMGKQPMSPESNGGSGETKCGVEMEPSGSLIEERSLDETNVHLNNIPEKEEDETKPKEIATSDVSSKETQSLEEIPKPSEPKEEMSTEVISERVVIPTESIESRNVTLSDEVVTKEAKAETSSNIDGIVRSPESKETPGDSEESISEVKTEEKEKEKEKEKGKSDSSSSSSSSSSSDSD